A portion of the Bufo gargarizans isolate SCDJY-AF-19 chromosome 7, ASM1485885v1, whole genome shotgun sequence genome contains these proteins:
- the SOAT1 gene encoding sterol O-acyltransferase 1 isoform X1, giving the protein MSQVSDLTMSEEDCRVLRSRRLVSKPLVTTERDEGLRRSDGDRSLRTTSNGFMDLEHVINRKMELKRKAEVLKNELMKEVDIHFNEFVNNFIEESTALEASSASINCYPGNGEKDVHKARTSKPATPHGKIFVSRRSLLDELFEVNHFRTIYHMFIALLILFILSTVVVDCIDQGRLVLEFDLLSYAFGKFPVVFSTWICMFLSTLIIPYVLFSMWAQGYKTSSHRTIRSVFYGSLYLTFQMLGLGFCPAYIVVQHNLPPASRFIVILEQVRMIMKVHSFVRENIPRVLSFAKEKSTVAPVPTVSQYLYFLFAPTLIYQDNYPRNPSIKWGYVATKFAQVLGCLFYAYYVFVRLCIPLFRNISQEPFSLRVLVLCIFNSILPGVLILFLAFFAFLHCWLNAFAEMLRFADRMFYQDWWNSTSFANYYRTWNVVVHDWLYYYAYRDFLWFFGRRFKAAAMLSVFMVSAVVHEYALGICFGFFYPVMFILFAGFGMIFNFILHDRRRGPIWNVIMWTSLFLGQGVMLCLYSQEWYAHRYCSLSNPTFLDYLKPRSWTCHVEELKP; this is encoded by the exons GTTTTATGGACTTGGAGCATGTGATCAACAGAAAAATGGAATTGAAGAGGAAAGCTGAG GTTTTGAAGAATGAGCTGATGAAGGAAGtagacattcactttaatgagttTGTGAACAACTTTATAGAAGAATCCACTGCTCTAGAAGCCTCTTCTGCGTCCATCAACTGTTACCCTGGAAATGGTGAAAAAGACGTCCACAAAGCGAG aacaTCAAAACCAGCAACTCCTCATGGGAAGATCTTTGTATCCAGACGTTCTTTACTAGA tgaactCTTTGAAGTCAATCACTTTCGCACCATCTACCACATGTTTATtgctctcctcatcctcttcatccttAGCACGGTAGTTGTGGATTGCATTGACCAGGGCAG GCTTGTTTTGGAGTTTGACCTTCTGTCCTATGCCTTTGGCAAGTTCCCCGTTGTGTTCTCCACCTGGATTTGCATGTTCCTGAGCACACTGATCATCCCCTATGTCCTCTTCTCGATGTGGGCCCAGGGATACAAGACGTCCTCACACCGCACCATACGATCTGTCTTCTATGGGTCACTTTACCTGACATTTCAGATGCTCGGCCTCGGTTTCTGTCCAGCATACATAGTGGTGCAACACAATTTACCCCCTGCTTCCAGGTTCATTGTCATCCTAGAGCAG GTTCGAATGATCATGAAGGTGCATTCATTCGTAAGAGAAAATATCCCTCGGGTCTTGTCTTTTGCTAAGGAAAAGTCAA CAGTTGCTCCAGTGCCAACAGTTTCTCAATACTTGTATTTCCTGTTTGCCCCTACCCTGATATACCAAGACAACTATCCAAG gaaTCCATCTATAAAGTGGGGATATGTTGCCACTAAATTTGCTCAG GTACTTGGCTGCCTCTTCTATGCCTACTATGTCTTTGTCCGACTCTGCATTCCACTTTTTCGCAACATCAGCCAAGAACCATTCAGCCTCCGAGTCCTGGTCCTGTGCATCTTTAACTCCATCCTTCCAG GTGTACTGATCCTCTTCCTGGCCTTCTTCGCCTTTCTGCATTGCTGGCTCAACGCCTTTGCTGAGATGCTCCGTTTTGCTGACCGAATGTTCTACCAG GATTGGTGGAATTCAACTTCATTTGCAAACTATTACCGTACCTGGAATGTGGTTGTACATGACTGGCTCTACTACTATGCCTATCGGGACTTCCTCTGG TTCTTTGGCAGGAGGTTTAAAGCGGCTGCCATGTTGTCTGTCTTTATGGTCTCTGCTGTGGTCCATGAATATGCCCTGGGCATCTGCTTTGGATTCTTTTACCCAGTTATGTTCATTCTGTTTGCGGGCTTTGGCA TGATCTTTAATTTTATTCTCCACGACCGTCGCAGAGGCCCCATTTGGAATGTGATCATGTGGACGTCTCTGTTTTTGGGTCAGGGTGTGATGCTGTGCCTTTACTCTCAGGAGTGGTACGCCCATCGTTACTGTTCACTCAGCAAT CCCACGTTTCTGGACTACTTGAAGCCACGCTCTTGGACCTGTCATGTTGAGGAGTTGAAACCATGA
- the SOAT1 gene encoding sterol O-acyltransferase 1 isoform X3, whose translation MSEEDCRVLRSRRLVSKPLVTTERDEGLRRSDGDRSLRTTSNGFMDLEHVINRKMELKRKAEVLKNELMKEVDIHFNEFVNNFIEESTALEASSASINCYPGNGEKDVHKARTSKPATPHGKIFVSRRSLLDELFEVNHFRTIYHMFIALLILFILSTVVVDCIDQGRLVLEFDLLSYAFGKFPVVFSTWICMFLSTLIIPYVLFSMWAQGYKTSSHRTIRSVFYGSLYLTFQMLGLGFCPAYIVVQHNLPPASRFIVILEQVRMIMKVHSFVRENIPRVLSFAKEKSTVAPVPTVSQYLYFLFAPTLIYQDNYPRNPSIKWGYVATKFAQVLGCLFYAYYVFVRLCIPLFRNISQEPFSLRVLVLCIFNSILPGVLILFLAFFAFLHCWLNAFAEMLRFADRMFYQDWWNSTSFANYYRTWNVVVHDWLYYYAYRDFLWFFGRRFKAAAMLSVFMVSAVVHEYALGICFGFFYPVMFILFAGFGMIFNFILHDRRRGPIWNVIMWTSLFLGQGVMLCLYSQEWYAHRYCSLSNPTFLDYLKPRSWTCHVEELKP comes from the exons GTTTTATGGACTTGGAGCATGTGATCAACAGAAAAATGGAATTGAAGAGGAAAGCTGAG GTTTTGAAGAATGAGCTGATGAAGGAAGtagacattcactttaatgagttTGTGAACAACTTTATAGAAGAATCCACTGCTCTAGAAGCCTCTTCTGCGTCCATCAACTGTTACCCTGGAAATGGTGAAAAAGACGTCCACAAAGCGAG aacaTCAAAACCAGCAACTCCTCATGGGAAGATCTTTGTATCCAGACGTTCTTTACTAGA tgaactCTTTGAAGTCAATCACTTTCGCACCATCTACCACATGTTTATtgctctcctcatcctcttcatccttAGCACGGTAGTTGTGGATTGCATTGACCAGGGCAG GCTTGTTTTGGAGTTTGACCTTCTGTCCTATGCCTTTGGCAAGTTCCCCGTTGTGTTCTCCACCTGGATTTGCATGTTCCTGAGCACACTGATCATCCCCTATGTCCTCTTCTCGATGTGGGCCCAGGGATACAAGACGTCCTCACACCGCACCATACGATCTGTCTTCTATGGGTCACTTTACCTGACATTTCAGATGCTCGGCCTCGGTTTCTGTCCAGCATACATAGTGGTGCAACACAATTTACCCCCTGCTTCCAGGTTCATTGTCATCCTAGAGCAG GTTCGAATGATCATGAAGGTGCATTCATTCGTAAGAGAAAATATCCCTCGGGTCTTGTCTTTTGCTAAGGAAAAGTCAA CAGTTGCTCCAGTGCCAACAGTTTCTCAATACTTGTATTTCCTGTTTGCCCCTACCCTGATATACCAAGACAACTATCCAAG gaaTCCATCTATAAAGTGGGGATATGTTGCCACTAAATTTGCTCAG GTACTTGGCTGCCTCTTCTATGCCTACTATGTCTTTGTCCGACTCTGCATTCCACTTTTTCGCAACATCAGCCAAGAACCATTCAGCCTCCGAGTCCTGGTCCTGTGCATCTTTAACTCCATCCTTCCAG GTGTACTGATCCTCTTCCTGGCCTTCTTCGCCTTTCTGCATTGCTGGCTCAACGCCTTTGCTGAGATGCTCCGTTTTGCTGACCGAATGTTCTACCAG GATTGGTGGAATTCAACTTCATTTGCAAACTATTACCGTACCTGGAATGTGGTTGTACATGACTGGCTCTACTACTATGCCTATCGGGACTTCCTCTGG TTCTTTGGCAGGAGGTTTAAAGCGGCTGCCATGTTGTCTGTCTTTATGGTCTCTGCTGTGGTCCATGAATATGCCCTGGGCATCTGCTTTGGATTCTTTTACCCAGTTATGTTCATTCTGTTTGCGGGCTTTGGCA TGATCTTTAATTTTATTCTCCACGACCGTCGCAGAGGCCCCATTTGGAATGTGATCATGTGGACGTCTCTGTTTTTGGGTCAGGGTGTGATGCTGTGCCTTTACTCTCAGGAGTGGTACGCCCATCGTTACTGTTCACTCAGCAAT CCCACGTTTCTGGACTACTTGAAGCCACGCTCTTGGACCTGTCATGTTGAGGAGTTGAAACCATGA
- the SOAT1 gene encoding sterol O-acyltransferase 1 isoform X2 encodes MSQVSDLTMSEEDCRVLRSRRLVSKPLVTTERDEGLRRSDGDRSLRTTSNGFMDLEHVINRKMELKRKAEVLKNELMKEVDIHFNEFVNNFIEESTALEASSASINCYPGNGEKDVHKARTSKPATPHGKIFVSRRSLLDELFEVNHFRTIYHMFIALLILFILSTVVVDCIDQGRLVLEFDLLSYAFGKFPVVFSTWICMFLSTLIIPYVLFSMWAQGYKTSSHRTIRSVFYGSLYLTFQMLGLGFCPAYIVVQHNLPPASRFIVILEQVRMIMKVHSFVRENIPRVLSFAKEKSIAPVPTVSQYLYFLFAPTLIYQDNYPRNPSIKWGYVATKFAQVLGCLFYAYYVFVRLCIPLFRNISQEPFSLRVLVLCIFNSILPGVLILFLAFFAFLHCWLNAFAEMLRFADRMFYQDWWNSTSFANYYRTWNVVVHDWLYYYAYRDFLWFFGRRFKAAAMLSVFMVSAVVHEYALGICFGFFYPVMFILFAGFGMIFNFILHDRRRGPIWNVIMWTSLFLGQGVMLCLYSQEWYAHRYCSLSNPTFLDYLKPRSWTCHVEELKP; translated from the exons GTTTTATGGACTTGGAGCATGTGATCAACAGAAAAATGGAATTGAAGAGGAAAGCTGAG GTTTTGAAGAATGAGCTGATGAAGGAAGtagacattcactttaatgagttTGTGAACAACTTTATAGAAGAATCCACTGCTCTAGAAGCCTCTTCTGCGTCCATCAACTGTTACCCTGGAAATGGTGAAAAAGACGTCCACAAAGCGAG aacaTCAAAACCAGCAACTCCTCATGGGAAGATCTTTGTATCCAGACGTTCTTTACTAGA tgaactCTTTGAAGTCAATCACTTTCGCACCATCTACCACATGTTTATtgctctcctcatcctcttcatccttAGCACGGTAGTTGTGGATTGCATTGACCAGGGCAG GCTTGTTTTGGAGTTTGACCTTCTGTCCTATGCCTTTGGCAAGTTCCCCGTTGTGTTCTCCACCTGGATTTGCATGTTCCTGAGCACACTGATCATCCCCTATGTCCTCTTCTCGATGTGGGCCCAGGGATACAAGACGTCCTCACACCGCACCATACGATCTGTCTTCTATGGGTCACTTTACCTGACATTTCAGATGCTCGGCCTCGGTTTCTGTCCAGCATACATAGTGGTGCAACACAATTTACCCCCTGCTTCCAGGTTCATTGTCATCCTAGAGCAG GTTCGAATGATCATGAAGGTGCATTCATTCGTAAGAGAAAATATCCCTCGGGTCTTGTCTTTTGCTAAGGAAAAGTCAA TTGCTCCAGTGCCAACAGTTTCTCAATACTTGTATTTCCTGTTTGCCCCTACCCTGATATACCAAGACAACTATCCAAG gaaTCCATCTATAAAGTGGGGATATGTTGCCACTAAATTTGCTCAG GTACTTGGCTGCCTCTTCTATGCCTACTATGTCTTTGTCCGACTCTGCATTCCACTTTTTCGCAACATCAGCCAAGAACCATTCAGCCTCCGAGTCCTGGTCCTGTGCATCTTTAACTCCATCCTTCCAG GTGTACTGATCCTCTTCCTGGCCTTCTTCGCCTTTCTGCATTGCTGGCTCAACGCCTTTGCTGAGATGCTCCGTTTTGCTGACCGAATGTTCTACCAG GATTGGTGGAATTCAACTTCATTTGCAAACTATTACCGTACCTGGAATGTGGTTGTACATGACTGGCTCTACTACTATGCCTATCGGGACTTCCTCTGG TTCTTTGGCAGGAGGTTTAAAGCGGCTGCCATGTTGTCTGTCTTTATGGTCTCTGCTGTGGTCCATGAATATGCCCTGGGCATCTGCTTTGGATTCTTTTACCCAGTTATGTTCATTCTGTTTGCGGGCTTTGGCA TGATCTTTAATTTTATTCTCCACGACCGTCGCAGAGGCCCCATTTGGAATGTGATCATGTGGACGTCTCTGTTTTTGGGTCAGGGTGTGATGCTGTGCCTTTACTCTCAGGAGTGGTACGCCCATCGTTACTGTTCACTCAGCAAT CCCACGTTTCTGGACTACTTGAAGCCACGCTCTTGGACCTGTCATGTTGAGGAGTTGAAACCATGA